In Phacochoerus africanus isolate WHEZ1 chromosome 2, ROS_Pafr_v1, whole genome shotgun sequence, one DNA window encodes the following:
- the MFSD4B gene encoding LOW QUALITY PROTEIN: sodium-dependent glucose transporter 1 (The sequence of the model RefSeq protein was modified relative to this genomic sequence to represent the inferred CDS: inserted 3 bases in 3 codons; deleted 1 base in 1 codon) codes for MLRWFITVLLCAAFLGLGISIAILGPTFQDLATNVNRNISSLSLIFVGRAFGYLGGSVLGGVLFDSIIIFFFWVRVSMFATTVGLILFPFCKTAVFADFMISTFGISMGILDTGGNVLILAIWGDQGAPHMQALHFXFALGAFLAPLLAKLALGMMVSAENHTEADLNHPALNQSSEADAESLFGIPADMNLLWAYALIGTYILVVSLFFFTLFFKKSSTQEKAEVSVQRFRRAKYHNALLCLLFXFFFFYVGAEVTYGSYVFSFATTHAGMKEREAAGLNSIFWGTFAACRGMAIFFATCLQPGTMIVLSNTGSLASSLFLVLFNKSPVCLWIATSVYGASMATTFPSGVSWIEQYTTIHGKAAAFFVVGAALGEMAIPAVIGILQGRYPDLPVXLYTCLGSSVATAVLFPVMYKLATSPLDRQRKERRKSEDQKALLSSSGLNDYEEENEDDDAEKWNEMDFEVIEVNDTMRNSVVETSRNILMEPTAEVSSQSYSDVLMFESSPVNSGKPPVNHLQEARTKGTNA; via the exons ATGCTGCGCTGGTTCATCACCGTCCTCTTGTGTGCTGCCTTCCTGGGGCTG ggaaTCAGTATTGCCATACTGGGACCCACGTTTCAAGATTTGGCAACAAATGTGAACCGCAACATCAGCAGCCTTTCTCTGATTTTTGTGGGCCGTGCGTTTGGATACTTGGGTGGCTCTGTGCTTGGTGGAGTTCTTTTTGACAGtatcatcattttcttcttttgggtaA GGGTGTCCATGTTCGCCACCACAGTTGGTCTTATCTTGTTCCCATTTTGTAAGACTGCAGTGTTTGCTGATTTCATGATATCCACCTTTGGCATTTCCATGGGCATTCTGGATACAG GTGGTAACGTCCTAATCTTGGCTATCTGGGGGGACCAAGGAGCCCCACATATGCAGGCCTTACACT AGTTTGCCCTGGGTGCCTTTTTGGCTCCACTGCTGGCTAAATTGGCATTGGGCATGATGGTGTCTGCTGAGAACCACACAGAGGCTGACTTAAATCATCCTGCCCTCAACCAGTCATCTGAAGCTGACGCAGAATCTCTATTTGGAATACCCGCCGACATGAATTTACTGTGGGCTTATGCTCTGATCGGTACTTACATCTTGGtagtgtctctcttttttttcactctgttttTCAAGAAAAGCTCGACTCAGGAAAAAGCAGAAGTGTCTGTTCAGAGGTTTCGAAGAGCTAAATATCATAACGCccttctttgtctcctct ctttcttctttttttatgttggAGCCGAGGTCACATATGGCTCTTACGTCTTCTCCTTTGCAACCACCCATGCTGGCATGAAAGAAAGGGAAGCAGCTGGGTTGAACTCCATCTTCTGGGGGACCTTTGCAGCGTGCAGGGGCATGGCCATCTTTTTTGCCACATGTTTGCAACCCGGGACCATGATTGTGTTGAGCAACACTGGCAGCCTGGCTTCATCTTTATTTCTGGTGCTTTTCAACAAGAGTCCAGTTTGTCTCTGGATAGCAACTTCTGTGTACGGGGCCTCCATGGCAACCACGTTTCCCAGTGGTGTGTCTTGGATTGAGCAGTACACGACCATCCACGGGAAAGCGGCAGCATTTTTTGTAGTTGGTGCTGCCCTGGGAGAGATGGCTATTCCTGCAGTAATTGGAATTCTTCAAGGGAGATACCCGGATTTGCCTG GTTTGTACACCTGCTTGGGGTCATCAGTAGCCACGGCTGTTTTATTTCCTGTGATGTATAAGTTAGCCACCTCACCTCTCGATCGTCAGCGAAAAGAACGCAGGAAGAGTGAGGACCAGAAAGCTTTGCTGTCTAGCTCTGGGCTCAATGACTATGAGGAAGAGAATGAAGACGACGATGcagaaaaatggaatgaaatggaCTTTGAAGTGATTGAGGTGAATGATACAATGAGAAATTCTGTAGTCGAGACATCTAGAAATATTTTGATGGAGCCCACAGCAGAAGTCTCCAGTCAGTCCTATTCAGATGTGTTAATGTTTGAGTCCTCCCCAGTGAATAGTGGCAAGCCCCCTGTGAATCAC TTGCAAGAAGCCAGGACAAAAGGGACTAATGCTTAG